The following proteins are co-located in the Bacillus pumilus genome:
- a CDS encoding YlmC/YmxH family sporulation protein: MISISEFQIKDVVDVSSGKKLGTIGDIDINVTSGKIQAIIIGGTGKMMGFFGKEEEMIVPWRNIVKIGEDVILVRLSS; encoded by the coding sequence ATGATCAGTATTTCTGAATTCCAAATCAAGGATGTCGTCGATGTATCCAGCGGGAAAAAACTAGGCACCATTGGGGACATTGATATTAATGTCACGAGCGGTAAAATACAAGCGATTATCATTGGCGGCACAGGTAAAATGATGGGGTTTTTCGGAAAAGAAGAGGAAATGATCGTCCCATGGCGAAATATAGTAAAAATTGGCGAAGATGTAATACTTGTCCGATTGTCTTCTTAA